From one Cyanobacterium stanieri PCC 7202 genomic stretch:
- a CDS encoding protein of unknown function DUF309 (PFAM: Domain of unknown function (DUF309)~COGs: COG1547 conserved hypothetical protein~InterPro IPR005500~KEGG: cyt:cce_3397 hypothetical protein~PFAM: protein of unknown function DUF309~SPTR: Putative uncharacterized protein) produces the protein MTKLTQGIKQLNQKEFYACHDTLEEIWMEAPETEKKFYQGILQIAVGCYHLSNNNWRGAVILLGEGIYKLTEFEPTYYNLDILSFTNASHALLVALQNIDPNKTKELYQELLEEKAEVRFPQLYPINK, from the coding sequence ATGACAAAATTAACACAAGGAATAAAACAATTAAATCAAAAAGAATTTTATGCCTGTCATGACACTCTCGAAGAGATTTGGATGGAAGCCCCCGAAACAGAAAAAAAATTCTATCAAGGTATTTTACAAATTGCTGTCGGTTGCTATCATCTTAGTAATAATAACTGGCGAGGAGCAGTCATTTTATTGGGTGAAGGAATTTACAAGTTAACAGAATTTGAGCCAACATACTATAACTTAGATATTCTCTCTTTTACCAATGCTAGTCATGCCCTTTTAGTAGCCTTACAAAATATTGACCCAAATAAAACAAAAGAACTTTACCAAGAGCTATTAGAAGAAAAAGCAGAGGTTAGATTTCCTCAACTTTACCCCATAAATAAGTAA